The following proteins come from a genomic window of Dehalococcoidia bacterium:
- a CDS encoding MBL fold metallo-hydrolase codes for MSEATDRSAGLRVIFLGTGDPFASGGRLQSAILIDAGAGGRFLLDCGATTLVALARAGIDPDSIDGVLLSHFHGDHAGGLPLLLLDLVANREGDGARPPRARPLTIAGPEGTEEFLREALALFRWSGALEAAHAAGALRFVTLVTGSGSTIDALRVLPFAAVHTPEALMFRLTLAGRTLAYSGDTAWTEAILPLCMDADLFICQTYTFALPQRTMLSHAELMARRSRLSCRRLVLVHIGAEMQRHLAEAGARVAEDGMTIDL; via the coding sequence ATGAGCGAAGCGACGGACCGATCGGCCGGCCTGCGCGTGATCTTCCTCGGCACCGGCGATCCGTTCGCCAGCGGCGGCCGCCTGCAAAGCGCGATCTTGATCGACGCGGGCGCGGGCGGCCGCTTCCTGCTGGATTGCGGCGCCACCACGCTCGTGGCGCTTGCGCGGGCGGGTATCGACCCGGACTCGATCGACGGCGTGCTGCTCAGCCACTTTCACGGCGACCACGCCGGCGGCCTGCCGCTGCTGCTGCTCGATCTCGTCGCCAACCGCGAAGGCGACGGCGCCCGGCCGCCGCGCGCCCGGCCCCTAACGATCGCCGGTCCGGAGGGGACGGAGGAGTTCCTGCGCGAGGCGCTGGCGCTCTTCCGCTGGTCTGGGGCGCTGGAGGCCGCGCATGCCGCCGGTGCGCTGCGCTTCGTCACGCTCGTCACGGGCAGCGGCAGCACGATCGACGCGCTGCGCGTGCTGCCGTTCGCCGCCGTGCACACGCCGGAGGCGCTGATGTTCCGGCTCACACTGGCCGGACGCACGCTCGCCTACTCAGGCGACACCGCCTGGACCGAGGCGATCCTGCCCCTCTGCATGGATGCCGACCTGTTCATCTGCCAGACCTACACCTTCGCCCTGCCGCAGCGCACGATGCTCAGCCACGCCGAGCTGATGGCGCGGCGATCGCGGCTCTCCTGCCGGCGGCTGGTGCTGGTGCACATCGGCGCGGAGATGCAACGCCACCTGGCCGAAGCCGGCGCCCGGGTGGCCGAAGACGGTATGACGATCGATCTGTGA
- a CDS encoding DJ-1/PfpI family protein — protein sequence MEIAIVLFDGITALDAIGPYEVLTRLPGAEVKFAAKARGLVRTDNLRLGLSADYALDEITAPEILLLPGGLGTRPLMHDPGLLEWIRGVHRSTQWTTSVCTGALLLAAAGLLEGLEATTHWLERETLARYGARPVARRVVRQGKIITAAGVSSGIDMALTLANEIAGAETAQAIQLAIEYDPQPPFDAGSPEKAPPAIVQAARAKAAARAAKPAASA from the coding sequence ATGGAGATCGCGATCGTCCTCTTCGACGGCATCACCGCGCTGGACGCGATCGGCCCCTACGAGGTGCTGACGCGGCTGCCCGGCGCGGAGGTGAAGTTTGCGGCTAAGGCCCGCGGCCTCGTGCGCACCGACAATCTGCGGCTCGGCCTCAGCGCCGACTACGCGCTGGATGAGATCACGGCCCCGGAGATCCTGCTGCTGCCCGGCGGCCTCGGCACGCGCCCGCTGATGCACGACCCCGGGCTGCTGGAGTGGATTCGCGGTGTGCACCGCAGCACGCAATGGACGACGTCGGTCTGCACGGGCGCCCTGCTGCTTGCCGCCGCGGGGCTGCTGGAAGGGCTGGAGGCGACGACGCACTGGCTGGAGCGCGAGACGCTGGCGCGGTACGGCGCCCGTCCTGTTGCCCGGCGCGTGGTGCGGCAGGGCAAGATCATCACCGCCGCCGGCGTCTCGTCCGGCATCGACATGGCGCTGACGCTGGCGAACGAGATCGCCGGAGCGGAGACGGCGCAGGCGATTCAGCTCGCCATCGAGTACGACCCGCAGCCGCCCTTTGATGCCGGCTCGCCGGAGAAGGCGCCGCCCGCGATCGTGCAGGCGGCGCGGGCGAAGGCCGCTGCGCGGGCCGCGAAACCGGCCGCGAGCGCGTAG